CCCGTCACGGCATCTCGCCGCGCTATGTGCGAAAGCTGTTCGAGCAGGACGGCTCGTCGTTTTCCGCCTTCGTGCTGCACGAGCGGCTGGTCAAGGCCCATCGCATGCTGATCGACCGCCGCTGCAACGGCATGAGCATCGCGCAGATCGTCTACGCCAGCGGCTTCGGCGACATCTCCTATTTCAACCGCGCCTTCCGCCGCCATTTCGGCGCCAAGCCCTCCGATTTCCGCGAGGCCGCGCGGCGGAGCTGGCGCGAGGGATTGGAGTGAGGGCGGGTGCCACTTTCTTCCCTTCTCCCCTTGTGGGAGAAGGTGGCAGCCGAAGGCTGCCGGATGAGGGGTCTCTATCCGCGGAAACAGACCCCTCACCCGTCTCGAATGCGCGAGCGCATTCGATCCACCCTCTCCCACAGGGGGAGAGGGAAGAAGGACGGAGCCCCCCATGAAATTCTTTTCCTTCTGGCGATCGCTGGCGAGTTTTCGCGTTCGCATCGCGCTCAATCTCAAGGGCCTGCCGGCCGAAATCGTATTCGTCGATATCGACGCCGACGCGCACCGCGCCGATGACTACCGCAAGGTCAATCCGCAGATGGCGCTGCCGGCGCTGGTCGAGGACGACGGCACCACCCTGTTCCAGTCGCTCGCGATCATCGAATATCTCGACGAGACCCATCCCGCCCCGCCGCTATTGCCGGCCGATCCGCGCGGCCGCGCCAGGGTGCGCGCGCTGGCGCTGATGGTCGCCTGCGAAGGCCATCCGCTCCTGGTGCCGCGGGTGCGGCGCTATCTCGATCACGAACTGAATCTGCGGGAGACCCAGCAAGCGGCGTGGCGGCGGCACTGGACGACGGAGACGCTGGCCGCGCTGGAAGCCATTCTCGCCAACGACAAGGCCACCGGCCGCTTCTGCCATGGCGACACGCCGACGCTCGCCGACATCTGCATGGTCGGCCACGTCAGCGTGGCGCTGACCCAGCAGATCGATCTCAAACCCTGGCCCATCGTGAAGCGCATCTTCGAGACCGCGATGGCGCTGCCGGCCTTTGCGGCCGCGCATCCGCTGGCCCAGCCGGATACGCCGGAGGCGATGCGGGTGAGGAAGTGAGGGAGGCATTGGCACGCCCACCACACGTCGTCCCGGCGAACGCCGGGACCCATACTCCGCAGCCTGTGTTGCCTGCAGAAGGTGTTTGACGCCGGAGCCAAGCCAGAGAGGCCGCGGAGTATGGGTCCCGGCTCAAGGCCGGGACGACGGCGGTGTTTGTTGTTGCACCGTGCACTCATCCGGCAGCCTTCGGCCGCCACCTTCTCCCACAAGGGGAGAAGGGAAGAAGCCCGCCACCTTCACCCCTTCGGCGGATCGAGCTTCTGCACGACTTTCCGGAACGGCTCCAGCGCCTCGCAAGCTTCGGCGTGCGCCGTCAGCGCCGGATAACGCGCGGCCGGGAACAGCGCCGGATGCGCCTCGCTCGTAAAGCGCAGCGCGCAGGCCACCATGATGTCGGCGTGACCGATCCGCTCCCCGAACCAGTACGGCGTCGCCACCGCGGCGCGCTCCTTTTCCAGCAGGTCGAGCACGCCGCCGATCTGGGCCTGGCAGCGCTCGACCCACAGCTCCAGCTGATCCTTGCGCAGCACCCGCTCGTAGATCAGGCTGACCGCCTTGTCGGCAAGCCCGCTGCCGAGCGCGCAGATTTTCAAAGCATGGCGGCGCGCCGGACCCTTTCCCGCGATCATCGCCTTTTCCGGCCCGACCAGTTCGTCGAGATAATCCAGTATCGCGCTGCTCTCGATCAGCACCTCGCCGTCATCGAGCACCAAGGTCGGCACCCGCCGCAGCGGATTGAAGGCTGCGATCTTGTCGGCGTCGCCGAAGGTCGACCACGGCCGGTGCTCATAGGGCAGGCCATAAAGCCGCAGCGCAATCGCCACGCGGCGGACGAAGGGGGAGTCGTATTGGCCGATCAGGATCATGGGGTTTTGGCACCTCTCTCATCGTCATCACTTCTTCCCCTCTCCCCTTGTGGGAGAGGGTGGCTCGAATGCGCTCAGCGCATTCGAGACGGGTGAGGGGTCTGTCTCCGCGGATAGAGACCCCTCATCCGGCGCTTCGCGCCACCTTCTCCCACAAGGGGAGAAGGAAGAAACCAGCCGCTCAACCTTGCACCGCTTCCCGTTCCATGTCGCGGCCCGAGAGGTCCTCGCCCTGCATGTGGGCGTAGTCGCGCGCCATCTCGCGCATCAGGAATTTGGCGGGAACGTCGTGGAACGAGCCGTGGTCGCAGACATATTGCATGTAGGTCCGGCCCTCGCCGTCGAAGGGATGCAGCAGCGCGTCGCTGTGGCCGTCGAAATCGAGCGGATGCACGCCGACCTTGGCGCACAGCGTGGCGTTGAAGGTCGGGGTGGCCTTGCGCCAGGCGCCGTCGACATGGACTTCGGTGTAGCCGTGCCAGGTGAAGATGTCGGTGCCCATGCTCTGGCGCAGCTTCTCGGTCGTGAGGTGGTTGCGCACGTCGGCGAATCCGACACGGGCGGGAATGCCGTGGACGCGGCAGGCGGCCGCATAAAGCGCCGCCTTGCCCACGCAATAGCCGACCCCGGCCGCAAGCACGCTCGAGGCCCGGAACGTCTCTGGCGCGCGCATGTCGACGTAAGGGTTATAGCGGATGCCGTCGCGCACCGCTCTGTAGAGCAGGCTGGCCTTCTCGCGCTCGCTTGCGTCAGGCGGAGCGGCGGCGCCGGCGAAGTGGCTGACGGCCGGATGGTCGCTGTCGATATATTCGCCGGGATCGGTGTAGAGGCGGCGGATCGTGTCGGGAAGAATGTCGGTCATGCCGCAAGTGTAGCAAAGGGCATTGGGTTGGCAAATGGTCTGGCTGGTGCCGTTGCCGAAGCGGCGTCGGTTAGGGGCATGACTCGCTCGTCATGGCCGGGCTTGACTCGGCCAGCCGGGTTCTCTGCCCTTACACTTGCTAAGGCTGTAAGACCTGTGGCTATCTACCTACAACCCAATAAACTATGATTTGATATTTCGCTGGGAGCAATTGAGAGGCAAGATGAAATCGATAGCGGTTTTCAACAACAAGGGTGGCGTAGGGAAAACCACCCTTCTTTGCAATCTTGCAGCCTTTCTGGCTCTCGAAAAAGGCAAGAAGGTCCTTGTCATCGACGCCGATCCCCAATGTAACGCCACACAACTAACCTTCACTGATGATGAAACTGAGGAACTTTACGAGAAGAACGACGCCTTCACGATCTACAGCATCATTCACCCTCTCTCTCTCGGGAAGGGCTACAATCGACAGGTAAGCACAAAAGAGCGCGCCGATTTCGGCTTCGACATTTTGATTGGCGATCCCCGGCTTTCGCTAAAGGAGGACTTGTTAGCGAGAGACTGGAGCAGCGGATTAGGAGGCGAAGGTCGAGGAATTAGGACCGGTTATCTGTTTTCAGAACTACTAACACGATGCACTCAATATGATTACGTCTTCTTTGATGTCGGCCCCTCGTTAGGATCAATCAATAGATCCGTTCTTCTTGCTTGCGACTATTTTGTAAGCCCGATGACCATAGACATATTCAGTCTCAAGGCGGTCGAAAATATTCGAATTTCGATTGAGACGTGGAAAAAGCAACTCGCAACGGCCTTAGACAATCTTCAAGATAAAGATGCCCTGCCTGATGGGATCGCTCAAGAGATGCGAATTAGATTCGCGGGCTATGTTACTCAGCAATACAAGGCTAGGACTGATGGGCAAGGAGGGCTCGTTGCGGTCAAAGCTTATGAGCGAATCATGAAGAAGGTGGGGCCAGTCATAAAGACGAACTTCGTCGACAAGCTTCAGCCAGACTACAACAAACTAAAATATCAACTCGGCACGATTCCGAATCTGTTCAGCCTAATTCCAATGGCGCAGTTTGCTCGGCGGCCAATCTTTGCTCTTCGCTCAAGCGACGGCGTGAGGGGCGCACACTTTTCTAAAGTAAAAGAGTCCTACGATCTCTTCGAAGGCATTGCCGAACGCTTTGAGACGAATTTGCAGAGCTTAGGATGATCCAGTGGCCCGATCAGTTAGTTACTGACATCGCACGACGTAGAGCCGTGCTGATGATCGGTTCAGGAATATCGAGACATTCCGTCGGACAAAATGGTTCTCGCCCACCAACTTGGCACGGATTTTTGGAAGCAGCTCTGGATCAATGCGAGCCCAAGCCCCCACACATAAAGAAGGCCATTCAACGGGGACAATACCTTGACGCCTGCGAATGGTTGAAAAAGCATATTGACGACGGATGGGTGCCTTTTCTTCGTCAATCTTTCGTTGAGCCAAAATTTCAGACTGCTGAAATTCATAAACTGCTTTACCAACTTGACTGTCGAATAGTCTTAACTCCGAATTTCGACCTCATTTATGACGGGTACGCCGTCTCAGAGTCTCAACAAACTATCTTGGTAAAGAACTACGACGATGCAGATATCATCGACGGAATCCGCCGAAACGATCGGCTCGTATTGAAAGCGCACGGCTCAATCCATGAACCAGCTAAAATGATTTTTACGCGGAGCGACTATGCGCTGGCGCGAACAAAATATGCCGGCTTCTATTCTCTCTTAGATGCGCTAGTTAATACCAATACTGTGCTGATTGTCGGCGCTGGATTGGACGATCCGGATTTCCAATTACTTTTCGAAGATAGCGCGGCAGAATTTTCATCTGGACTACCGCATTATATGACTTCAGGAGACAATTTTCATGCCGATATGATCGCCACGATAAGACAGACGCGGAATATAAAAACTCTCGCATACTCACCCAAGAAGAATCATGCAGAGTTGGTCGCCTCTTTGACGGAATTGGTTAAACTTGTCGGCGACAAGCGTGTGTTACTAACGCGAACGATGGACTGGTGATATATTGCTTGCCGCAGCTCAGAGATAAACCTCCCCCTCATCGCTCGCCAGCAGCCCCTTCACCGCCCGCGCCCAGCCCGCCAGCTTGCGCTCGCGCGTCGCAGCAGACATCGCCGGCTTGAAGCGATGTTCCAGCCGCCAGTTGTCGGCGAATTTTGCCGGTTCGGGATAGACGCCGGCGGCGAGGCCGGCGAGATAGGCGGCGCCTAACGCGGTGGTTTCCTGGATCATCGGGCGGTCGACCGGCGCGTCCAAGAGATCGGCGAGGCGCTGCATGGTCCAGTCCGAGGCGGTCATGCCGCCGTCGACGCGGAGCACGACATGGGCGGCCTTGGCATCCGGCCAGTCGGCGCGCATCGCGGCCCACAGGTCGAAGGTCTGGTAGCAGACGCTTTCGAGCGCGGCATGGGCGAGTTCGGCGGGGCCGGTGTTGCGGGTGAGACCGAACAGCGCGCCGCGCACCCGCGGATTCCAGTAGGGGGCGCCGAGGCCGACGAAGGCCGGCACCAGGTAGACCGACTGCATCGAATCGGACTTGTCGGCGAGCGGGCCGGTCTCGCTGGCCTGCTTGATGATGCCGAGCCCGTCGCGCAGCCACTGCACCGCGGAGCCGGCGACGAAGATCGAGCCTTCGAGCGCGTAGGTGCGCTGGCCGTTCAATTGATAGGCGATGGTGGTGAGCAGCTTGTTCTTCGAGGCGACCGGCGTGGCGCCGGTGTTGAGCAGCGCGAAGCAGCCGGTGCCGTAGGTCGACTTCATCATGCCCGGCGCAAAGCAGGCCTGGCCGATGGTGGCGGCCTGCTGGTCGCCGGCGATGCCGGAGATCGCGATCGCGCCGCCGAACAATTCGGGCACGCTGTCACCGAAATGGTGCGAGGAATCCTTCACCTCCGGGAGCATCGAGCGCGGCACCCGCAAGAGCTTCAGGAGATCATCGTCCCACTGCCCGGTGTGGATGTTGAACAGCAGCGTGCGCGAGGCGTTGGTGGCGTCGGTCGCGTGCGCCTTGCCGCCGGTCAGCCGCCACAAGAGGTAACAATCGACGGTGCCGAACAGGAGCTCGCCGCGCATCGCGCGTTCGCGGGCGCCGGGGACGTGGTCGAGGATCCAGGCGACCTTGGTGCCGGAGAAATAGGGATCGACGATCAGGCCGGTTTTGCCTGCTATCGCCGGCTCATGGCCTTCGGCCTTCAATTTGGCGCAGATGTCGGCGGTGCGGCGGTCCTGCCAGACGATGGCGCGGTGGATCGCCTGTCCGGTGGCGCGGTCCCACACCACGGTCGTTTCGCGCTGGTTGGTGATCCCTATGGCGGCGATATCCTTCGCGGTGACGCCGGCTTTCTTCAGCGCCTCGCGGCAGGTCGCAATGGTCGAGGTCCAGATGTCCTCCGGCTCGTGCTCGACCCAGCCCGAGGCCGGAAAATGCTGCGGGAATTCAGCTTGCGCCGTGGCGGCAATCGAGATGTCGCTGCGAAACACGATGGCGCGCGAGGATGTGGTGCCCTGATCGATGGCCAGCACAAAGGACATGACGTTGCTTCCCGGGATGCTTGTTGGGTGGTGCTTGAGGCAAGGCAAGCGGATTGGGGATGGTTCGTCAATATCCAGTGTCGTCCCTGCGAACGCAGGGACCCATAACCACAACCGCGAATTTTGCCAACAATGTCCGCCGCCTCATCTCAATCGAGGGCTCAACGCGGTATGGGTCCCTGCGTTCGCAGGGACGACGCGTTGAGAATCCGTGTGCGCCCCTTCTTCCTTCTCCCACAAGAGCAGGGGGAAGAAAGAGAGCTACACCGATGCCGTCGTCACGCCACCATCCACCACGATGGTCTGGCCGGTCATGAAGCTCGAGGCGTCGGAGCCGAGATAGGCGACGGCGCCGGCGATTTCGTCGGGCTCGCCGATCCGGCGCAAGGGTGTGGTGGCGCAGCGGCGCTTCAGGCGTTCTTCGTCTTCCCACAACGCCTTGGCGAAATCGGTTTTGATCAGGCCCGGCGCGACGCAATTGACGCGCACGCCCTTCGGGCCCCATTCGCCGGCGAGGCTGCGGCATAATGCAAAATCCGCCGCCTTGGAAATCCCGTAGGCGCCGATCACGGTCGAGCCGCGCAATCCGCCGATCGAGGAGACGATCACCACCGAGCCGTTGCCCCGTGCCGCCATCTGCGGGATTGCCAACGCGCAGAGCCAGATGTTGCTCTTGACGTTGGAGTTCATGATCTTGTCGAAAGCCTCGTCCTTGATGTCGAGCAGCGGGCCGTAATAGGGATTGACCGCGGCGTTGCAGACCAGGATGTCGATCTTGCCGTAATGCCTGGTGGTGCCCGCGATCAGCGCCTCGACTTCCTCGCGGCGCGAGATGTTGCAGGGAATGACGTGGGCGTCGCCGCCCGCCTTGCGAATGCCCGCGGCCACTTCCTCGCAGGCGTCGGCCTTGCGGCTCGAAATCACCACCTTGGCGCCGAGCTTCGCCAGCAATTCGGCCGATGAGCGGCCGATGCCACGGCTGGAGCCGGTGACGACGGCGACCTTGCCGGTGAGATCGAACGGGGTGCTTTTCATTGCTTGTCGCTCCTAGCTCGTCATTCCGGGACACGCGCGAACGCGCGTGGACCCGGAATCCAGAAGTCGTGGCGCGAGATTCCGGGTTCGCCGCTATGCGGCGCCCCGGAATGACAGCTCCAATCCTACACCAACCCGCCGCCGTCGCTGACGCGACGCAAATGGTATTCGGTGTCGCC
The sequence above is drawn from the Bradyrhizobium sediminis genome and encodes:
- the maiA gene encoding maleylacetoacetate isomerase; the protein is MKFFSFWRSLASFRVRIALNLKGLPAEIVFVDIDADAHRADDYRKVNPQMALPALVEDDGTTLFQSLAIIEYLDETHPAPPLLPADPRGRARVRALALMVACEGHPLLVPRVRRYLDHELNLRETQQAAWRRHWTTETLAALEAILANDKATGRFCHGDTPTLADICMVGHVSVALTQQIDLKPWPIVKRIFETAMALPAFAAAHPLAQPDTPEAMRVRK
- a CDS encoding glutathione S-transferase family protein, with the translated sequence MILIGQYDSPFVRRVAIALRLYGLPYEHRPWSTFGDADKIAAFNPLRRVPTLVLDDGEVLIESSAILDYLDELVGPEKAMIAGKGPARRHALKICALGSGLADKAVSLIYERVLRKDQLELWVERCQAQIGGVLDLLEKERAAVATPYWFGERIGHADIMVACALRFTSEAHPALFPAARYPALTAHAEACEALEPFRKVVQKLDPPKG
- a CDS encoding transglutaminase-like domain-containing protein, whose translation is MTDILPDTIRRLYTDPGEYIDSDHPAVSHFAGAAAPPDASEREKASLLYRAVRDGIRYNPYVDMRAPETFRASSVLAAGVGYCVGKAALYAAACRVHGIPARVGFADVRNHLTTEKLRQSMGTDIFTWHGYTEVHVDGAWRKATPTFNATLCAKVGVHPLDFDGHSDALLHPFDGEGRTYMQYVCDHGSFHDVPAKFLMREMARDYAHMQGEDLSGRDMEREAVQG
- a CDS encoding ParA family protein, which produces MKSIAVFNNKGGVGKTTLLCNLAAFLALEKGKKVLVIDADPQCNATQLTFTDDETEELYEKNDAFTIYSIIHPLSLGKGYNRQVSTKERADFGFDILIGDPRLSLKEDLLARDWSSGLGGEGRGIRTGYLFSELLTRCTQYDYVFFDVGPSLGSINRSVLLACDYFVSPMTIDIFSLKAVENIRISIETWKKQLATALDNLQDKDALPDGIAQEMRIRFAGYVTQQYKARTDGQGGLVAVKAYERIMKKVGPVIKTNFVDKLQPDYNKLKYQLGTIPNLFSLIPMAQFARRPIFALRSSDGVRGAHFSKVKESYDLFEGIAERFETNLQSLG
- a CDS encoding SIR2 family NAD-dependent protein deacylase, encoding MIQWPDQLVTDIARRRAVLMIGSGISRHSVGQNGSRPPTWHGFLEAALDQCEPKPPHIKKAIQRGQYLDACEWLKKHIDDGWVPFLRQSFVEPKFQTAEIHKLLYQLDCRIVLTPNFDLIYDGYAVSESQQTILVKNYDDADIIDGIRRNDRLVLKAHGSIHEPAKMIFTRSDYALARTKYAGFYSLLDALVNTNTVLIVGAGLDDPDFQLLFEDSAAEFSSGLPHYMTSGDNFHADMIATIRQTRNIKTLAYSPKKNHAELVASLTELVKLVGDKRVLLTRTMDW
- the glpK gene encoding glycerol kinase GlpK, which encodes MSFVLAIDQGTTSSRAIVFRSDISIAATAQAEFPQHFPASGWVEHEPEDIWTSTIATCREALKKAGVTAKDIAAIGITNQRETTVVWDRATGQAIHRAIVWQDRRTADICAKLKAEGHEPAIAGKTGLIVDPYFSGTKVAWILDHVPGARERAMRGELLFGTVDCYLLWRLTGGKAHATDATNASRTLLFNIHTGQWDDDLLKLLRVPRSMLPEVKDSSHHFGDSVPELFGGAIAISGIAGDQQAATIGQACFAPGMMKSTYGTGCFALLNTGATPVASKNKLLTTIAYQLNGQRTYALEGSIFVAGSAVQWLRDGLGIIKQASETGPLADKSDSMQSVYLVPAFVGLGAPYWNPRVRGALFGLTRNTGPAELAHAALESVCYQTFDLWAAMRADWPDAKAAHVVLRVDGGMTASDWTMQRLADLLDAPVDRPMIQETTALGAAYLAGLAAGVYPEPAKFADNWRLEHRFKPAMSAATRERKLAGWARAVKGLLASDEGEVYL
- a CDS encoding SDR family NAD(P)-dependent oxidoreductase — its product is MKSTPFDLTGKVAVVTGSSRGIGRSSAELLAKLGAKVVISSRKADACEEVAAGIRKAGGDAHVIPCNISRREEVEALIAGTTRHYGKIDILVCNAAVNPYYGPLLDIKDEAFDKIMNSNVKSNIWLCALAIPQMAARGNGSVVIVSSIGGLRGSTVIGAYGISKAADFALCRSLAGEWGPKGVRVNCVAPGLIKTDFAKALWEDEERLKRRCATTPLRRIGEPDEIAGAVAYLGSDASSFMTGQTIVVDGGVTTASV